AGCTCAAAGGTATATTCATAAttgaagaaaatgcatgttCATAAGGAACAAATATGACACGTACTGATGCTTTGTGCAGGAGATAATGAAATACAGCTGCAAGGCTATGTAAGATACTTGTGCAACTGCTAGTGCTTGAGTGGGGCATGGCCTCCTGCCCTCCCAGTGCAGTGACACCCCTTGCCTCAGAAGGAGACAGTGATCCAAGCCATGTCAAGGTAAACCAGTATTGTGAAGTTAAGTGCAATTTCAAGGGCTGTGACGTAGGAGTTCTTGCCACCAGTACTCATCTCTTAAGAAGTGTGACGGTTTCATTACCATAGCAACTACTTAAAATCCGCTGCACTCTTATGCCTTAATATCAGTGAAAGACGGCTCCAAGTGTGGGTGCTGCCAGCCTGGAGGCTCCTGCTATCGTTGCTGCAGCGGGTCCTCTCCCAGCCATCCCAATGTCCATAGCATCTCTGTGACTGGTGCAGACTGATCCCCACCCTTAAGACGTGTATGCCTGAAGGTGGTAGGTGCTGAGGGGAACAGCACTGCTTATGTACCCATCTCTTGCTTCTCACGCAGTAGTGAGCTGCCATGATCCAGGTCATGTTCCTGCCCCCTCTTCCCTTGTGCAGCAGGGAGTGCCGTCAGGTCAGTAACTTGGCGCTGAAGGCAGGACGTTGAGCTTTGAGCTCACTGCTAGGATCCTGTGAGCTTAGAGATGGGCAGCAGCGAAGCCTGCTTCTGGCAGTGGCAGGATACAGTGCAGGCAGAGGATTGCTGCgatcacacacacaaagcattgTTCAGTTAGACTTTCTAGTATCTTAAAGCATAGGAGAAAATACTCCTGTTTGAAGAAGTGACTGTGTTAGATGTATTTAACCTAGAGTTCTCTCTCCTGTTTGGTTTGGAGAAGAATCTTCCCGTTTTTCTAAACATTTACTCTTTGTGCCCTCCCAGATGATCAAGCTTTGGGATAGTGTTGATGTTTATACATTTTACACCTAAGTTTAAGGACATGAAATTTTCCTGTATATCAATCGTATTGCAAATCAATGTCTGCTGTTGAAAGCCAACAAAAGAGTCTAAGTTTTAAGGTCAGTGAGTATTGTATAGCTATCTTACCAGGAGTTCAGCTGATGACAATTGTGCATAAAATGTTACTGAtactgtaaattatttttaataaagaaagtTGTATCACAGTTCTTGTATGTTACCATGTATTTCAAATAGGAGGCGTGAACTGATGCTAACGTGGCACTGGTAAGGATGTATGAAGTCATGGGGGAGCAAGGAAAAGGGTGTAATTGTGCATCCATTGGGTTTGCTCAGTAGGAACATCTTTCTCATGGCTTCCAAAGCGTGCTTTATTGGTTTAGAAGGAGGCTTTCCGTGTTAGCTGAGCTTCAGCTCTCCCTCTGGATGTTCCATTAGTCGTTTGCCTTGAAataatttgtgtatttttcttcaggaCAATGTCTGCTCTCGTTTAGGATGTCGCTCAGGTGGGCTCCTGCTTTGGGGTATGTTTTATGGCAGGTAGTGCTGGGATTCCCAAAAACTGATAGCTGTGCATCCTCCACACCCAGACAGGCAATGTGCACGTGGTGTGGGTCTGTAACGCTGCAGCCGCGTGTTATGTTCTGCTCTGGCTGTAACCCAGGGCACGTTTTAAATCTCAGGCAGGCAGAACGCTTTCCTGCTTCAGACCGACTGAATGGCAGGCAGCCGGAGCTTAGGGCGGTGTCAGTAACCGTGGAACTCCTTCCGTCCCGGTCAGCAAGATTCAGCCCTGCCGTTTACTCCCGGGCTCCGGGAGTGCGGGGCTCGGCCCGTAGCAGCAGGACTTGGCAGCTTCGGTTCGGGTAACTGAGCTCGGCGGAGCGGCCTGCTTTTGTTCCGTGCTCGTACCGCGACGTCGCCCCGCTGCGGGGCTGGTAGGAGGAGCGCCTGCCGACACGCGCTTTGCTGCCGGCAGAAGCCGCGCCGCTCCCTTCCCGCAGGGCTGCGCAGTCCCGGGCTCCGCCGAGCTCCGGCCGCCGCTGCTCCCCAGCTCGGGGCGGACACGCGCCGCTTGGTGCCCGCGGTCGGGGCGGCGCCGCTGCGGCGGCTCGTGCGCAGTGCGGCCGCTGGGGTGGAAGGCCGGGCCGGGGCTCGGGAGCTCCCCCGGGCAGGGCAAAGGTCCGCGCGGCTCCTGGCGGTGTGGGAGCGCGGGGCCGGCTCGGCGGGCTGTTGGTTGCGACCGATATTGCTCGCGGTGCCACAGCGCGGCTCACCTCTTCCAGCCTCTTTCCCTCAGAGACGCGATGGCTGCTGGAGACTGCCACCAGCCGCAGGCGGCCACCAAGCCGGCGTTTGGCGAGGAGGAGGTGCCCGAGCTGGTGGACACGGTGTTTGGATTAAAGGTGCTGTGGGTCAGGCCCCTGCCCAGCTATGACGATCAGAACTTCCACGTGAAGGTCTCAAGTGGAGGTGAGGCCGAAGGGGCCGAGGAGTACGTCCTCAAAATCACCAACTCAGCAGACAGCCAGCAGCCCGCCCTCATCGAGGCGCAGACCCAGGCCATGATGTTCCTCAGCACCCACGGCTTCCCCTCGGCTACACCGCGGCTCACGAAGGATGGCAGCATCATGTCCCTGCAGGCGGGAGGTGAGCAGCCCCAGGACCACACTGACACCTGCTGCCACCACGCCTGGCAGTAACTGAGCGCCTCGTCACAGTGCGGGTGTCTGCATGGCTTCTGGATCCTTCTCTCTTGTGCTGGTACAAACAGTGGTGTGACTCTGGGCACCTACAAGAAGGGAGCGAGCCCAAGCAAGCTGCAGAAGGCGGGTGGATTTCCCAGGCCCTGCAGCTTTTGCCTAACTTAGTCCTTGCAGCTCTGGCACTTCCGATAGATCCTAATCCGTTGCACACCTCCCTTTCAGCTTCTGAGCTAGAATTTCTCAGCTGAAGTAACTGTGGGGTGCAcaggtgctgtgctgaaaaTGCCAGAGCTGAGCTCTACCAAATGCACTGCGTAGTGCAGAGAAACACGCAGAGGTGCTGGACCTCGAGCAGAGTAAGAACAGCAGTGTCCTGCAGTGAGCACCTGTATGGGGGTGAGCCTGAGCTACAGTGCGGGATGGCTCGCTGCTAATTGTGCTAGTGGGAAGATGGTTGTTTCAGTAAGAACTACAGGTATAGGGAAGGATGGGttattctgcagctgctttttatGTTAAATTGCCCTGGGAGGTTTTCTGGGTCTGTTCATTCAAAGCTGCTGTAGGTTGGTAATTTAGATGTAGCACTGGTTGTAGTCGTGACACGATTGCACAGGAGTCTCCAAAACTGAAGTGAATTTGGCTATGAAAAGCAGAACCTTGGGCTGCAATGTAGCTGTTGGGGGATGGATGCATGTCAGGTTACTGCCTCTTAAAGTCCAAACTTCACATGCCAGCAGCCAAGCAAACGAAGGAGAGGAATAATTAACCCTGAAAACAATTAATTAGGGTTAATTCCAAGCACAAGGACCAGGTGtctggcacagcctgcaggtgtgGTGAGGTTTGCAGGTCTTTGTATCGTGTTTTGGTAAATCAGATCTTTGAGTGAGATCGGTTTTATCAGCCACATCTGAGAGTGAAGAAACCGATCTGCCTCTTGCATTGAGTAATGCTCAGTAGGGTACGCCAAAGTGACTGACTGTATCTCTGCTTGTCAGGTAGtggaactggaaacaaaaagtaCGTGGTCAGGCTGCTGACGTACCTGCCGGGCACTCCTGTGGCTAAAATTGCTGCGCCTACTCAGCTTCTGTATGACATTGGTAAGCTAGCTGCCAGTCTGGATAAAGCTCTCACAGAGGTGAGTGTTGGCTGTTCTGGCCTCGCAGATTTCgttcacatttcatttctctgctctgtttcttaCCGTTCTCTGTCAGCCTTCCTGATTTTAAAACGGAAGGTGGTGATTTCAGAGCTTAACTTCTGGATGCCACCTTCCATGCTAAAACCTTGCCCTGAGTAACCTGACTAACCTGACTGCTCACTGCTTATGGCAGCATCTCAGTGATCCTTTTGCAGTGCATTTTGGTACCACAATAAGGGAGACAGCGTGAATTTCTGCCAGTCTTTTATTTTGAGCTCATTCTGACCcgctctgctcctcctggccATTCAAACAGTGCCCATTCCTGCAGCAGTAGCAGTCATTTCTGTAATGCCGGCTGTGTGCATGGAGAGATGTGTGACGCTTCTTAGTTCCACTGCCTTCAGTCCAATGATCTTAACGCACAGGAGGTTATTTCTTTACTCTGTAATTATACAGGGTAATAAAACTGATAAATCATCCAGTAATTAAGTTTGATACATAAAAGAATTCTTGCCTTATTTACGGCCTTTCattaaccttttctttttgtgttctgGCTGCTGGTTTCAGACCGTTATGAAGTGTGAATTGCTGGCTTTACTAACCACATTCTGAAATTACAGTGGCGTTTTTCCATCAGGAAAGATAATTTACTATTGCCTTTTCATAGTCTGCTCACGCACTGATGACATAATTAAGATAATTTATATAGGCCAGCTAGTCTCAGAAGATGCCTGTGACTTGTGCTGCCAAGGAGGATTTAGTAGACAAGAAAGCAAATTTTGATGGAAAAGGCTCTTAAGCCATTAATAGATGGATTATCGTGTACCAAGATTGGCCATCTGAGAGGGAGAATCCTACAGTCATTACTGTCAGAACTTCTCCATGTCACTGACACCAAAACTAAAGCTAAGCTATTGCATTTTCTGATGGCACATGGGAATGTACAGCCTCTTTTCTATCCAGTCAGTTTGCTTTGTCAGCTCGACAGCAAAGCACTGTGCCCTGTTCTTTTGTGCACAACATATCACTGCACCGCTTCctctttctgctgtctttttttttgcttggatGAGTCTCACATCTTGTAGTGGAAATAAGGGGCTGTTGATGACTTTACAGCAAGAAAGGCTCATCTCAATTGTTGAGATCTCTGCCTTACTGCCTTTCCCACATCTGGTATCCCCTGTATAGTTCTGTGCTCATTTGGGCAGGGAAAACTGCCGTGTTTGCTCACCAGATGGCAGCCCGCCTACCAGTGTGCTCTTCCATACAGCATCAGGGATCCtctgctgtgatttctgttttgGGCTTGGTGTTGTTCCTTACTTAACTATGAGTTCCAGTTTGAACTATCATTTAGCTATCTTTAAGTAACAGCCTTAATTCTAAACCTGAGCTTCTCTTTAAGGGGAGCCAGCTGCTGATGGGAAGCGAGAAGCACACATGGGGCTGTTTGGGGTCTCTGTGTGCTGTATGGATGTTTGAGAGACTAGATATTTTCATCAGAACAAAGCTccatccagcagctctgccaagCATTTTTGTCTTAATGACATTGTATGATTCTCTGGCTCGACTCTTTAAACGCACAGAGTGCATCTGTGGcagtttctgtctcttctgctCCAACAGCTTTTATAGCACCAGCTGCAGAATCCAGCTGTGCGACTGCAGCCTTGGCAGGGCCTTcatgcagcagcatctctgtcACACTGCAGGAAATCACCATCGATCTGAAGCGTTTTGGAGACAGAGGGTTTAGGATAATCTATACTGGAAGAACGGAGAAAAAACCATTCAGGTTTTATGTAGCTATTGATAGGCTTGCCTGTCTTATTgttcactggaacaggttgcccaaggaggctgtggatgccccatccctgcaggcattcaaggccagactggatgtggctctgggcagcctgggctgctggttggtgaccctgcacacagcagggggttgaaccAGATGgtcgttgtggtccttttcaacccaggccactctgtgattccatgatgaAATAATCCTTCGGGTTCTACTTTTACTTGTCGGGATGAGGTACAGATTTAACTCATGgcctgttttgttctgttcctgGAGAAGTTCCACCATCCATCTGTAGGCAGCCTGCATCGAGGTCAGTTCATCTGGAACCTGGCAAACGTCCCTCTTCTGGATCAGTACATGGGCGCCTTGGGCCAGAACAAGCACCGAGCTGTTGTGGAATGGGTGGTCCAGCAGTTCAAAGACAAAGTCACACCCAAGATAAGCAGCTTTCGAGCTTGTGAGTGTTTTATTCTCAATCACGTCGCAGTTTGTTCCAGGAAATCGGGTTCGCAGACAAGGAAACGGACTCACCGAGGCCGCCGGCTGAGTTCTAAAGCCGTTTCTCGCTCTCCCG
This window of the Excalfactoria chinensis isolate bCotChi1 chromosome 10, bCotChi1.hap2, whole genome shotgun sequence genome carries:
- the HYKK gene encoding hydroxylysine kinase isoform X1, translated to MAAGDCHQPQAATKPAFGEEEVPELVDTVFGLKVLWVRPLPSYDDQNFHVKVSSGGEAEGAEEYVLKITNSADSQQPALIEAQTQAMMFLSTHGFPSATPRLTKDGSIMSLQAGGSGTGNKKYVVRLLTYLPGTPVAKIAAPTQLLYDIGKLAASLDKALTEKFHHPSVGSLHRGQFIWNLANVPLLDQYMGALGQNKHRAVVEWVVQQFKDKVTPKISSFRACINHGDLNDHNILVLPGSPHGAAPRYRVSGVLDFSDMSYGCYVFEAAIAIMYMMIESNQPLHVGGHVLAGFESVLPLTAGERAALFLLVCARFAQSLVMAAHTALLYPENQEYLMVTARTGWKHLTDMCALGREAVEELWFETAALYSPSETAP
- the HYKK gene encoding hydroxylysine kinase isoform X2; translated protein: MAAGDCHQPQAATKPAFGEEEVPELVDTVFGLKVLWVRPLPSYDDQNFHVKVSSGGEAEGAEEYVLKITNSADSQQPALIEAQTQAMMFLSTHGFPSATPRLTKDGSIMSLQAGGSGTGNKKYVVRLLTYLPGTPVAKIAAPTQLLYDIGKLAASLDKALTEFHHPSVGSLHRGQFIWNLANVPLLDQYMGALGQNKHRAVVEWVVQQFKDKVTPKISSFRACINHGDLNDHNILVLPGSPHGAAPRYRVSGVLDFSDMSYGCYVFEAAIAIMYMMIESNQPLHVGGHVLAGFESVLPLTAGERAALFLLVCARFAQSLVMAAHTALLYPENQEYLMVTARTGWKHLTDMCALGREAVEELWFETAALYSPSETAP